The Pseudoxanthobacter soli DSM 19599 genome contains a region encoding:
- a CDS encoding MFS transporter — translation MSCLPTRRERPVLLRILPISFVNFCTYLGVGVPLAVLPAYVVDELGYGPVLAGLSVSSQFLATVVTRSLAGRMSDAIGARRTVLYGLVAALVAGLLLTGAGALQAMPLLAYAAIVASRLLLGFGESCSGTATITWNIGRVGIAHTAQVMSWGGVAAYGAIAAGAPIGGIAFGAAGLWGVGLVSVLAPLVGLAVALGHGETSIIPGARAKAGRTLALVLPFGAALTLGAIGFGAVASFGGLMFLAAGWKGASLLVSVFGLCFAGSRVLFGGQIDRVGGFTVAALALGLETLGLGLIWLAWAPLPALLGGALAGLGFGMVFPSLGIELMKRVPAASRGAALGLYTVFLDLALAVTGPLAGLVLAWLDYPGIFAACALCAAAGTGMVAVCRTARGRPSTAIP, via the coding sequence GTGTCCTGCCTGCCGACGCGCCGCGAGCGGCCGGTGCTCTTGCGGATCCTGCCGATCTCCTTCGTCAACTTCTGCACCTATCTCGGCGTCGGCGTGCCGCTGGCGGTGCTGCCGGCCTATGTCGTCGACGAACTCGGCTATGGGCCGGTGCTGGCCGGCCTCTCGGTGAGCAGCCAGTTCCTCGCAACCGTGGTGACGCGCTCGCTGGCCGGGCGCATGTCGGATGCTATCGGCGCCCGCCGCACCGTGCTCTACGGCCTCGTGGCCGCGCTCGTCGCCGGCCTTCTTCTCACCGGCGCCGGGGCGTTGCAGGCCATGCCGCTCCTCGCCTATGCGGCCATCGTGGCGAGCCGGCTGCTGCTCGGCTTCGGCGAAAGCTGCTCCGGCACCGCCACCATCACCTGGAACATCGGCCGCGTCGGCATCGCCCATACCGCGCAGGTCATGTCGTGGGGCGGGGTCGCCGCCTATGGCGCCATCGCGGCGGGCGCGCCGATCGGCGGGATCGCCTTCGGCGCAGCCGGCCTGTGGGGCGTCGGCCTCGTCTCGGTGCTGGCGCCGCTCGTCGGCCTTGCCGTCGCGCTCGGCCATGGCGAGACGTCGATCATTCCCGGCGCGCGTGCGAAGGCCGGCCGCACGCTGGCGCTGGTGCTGCCCTTCGGCGCGGCGCTGACCCTCGGCGCCATCGGCTTCGGCGCCGTCGCAAGCTTCGGCGGGCTGATGTTCCTCGCCGCCGGCTGGAAGGGTGCCTCGCTGCTGGTCTCGGTGTTCGGGCTGTGCTTCGCCGGCTCGCGCGTGCTGTTCGGCGGCCAGATCGACCGCGTCGGCGGCTTCACCGTCGCCGCCCTCGCCCTCGGGCTGGAGACGCTCGGCCTCGGGCTGATCTGGCTCGCCTGGGCGCCGCTGCCGGCCCTGCTCGGCGGCGCGCTGGCCGGGCTCGGTTTCGGCATGGTGTTTCCCTCGCTCGGTATCGAGCTGATGAAGCGCGTGCCGGCCGCCAGCCGCGGCGCCGCGCTCGGCCTCTACACCGTGTTCCTCGATCTCGCGCTGGCCGTGACCGGGCCGCTGGCCGGCCTGGTGCTTGCCTGGCTGGACTATCCCGGCATCTTCGCCGCCTGCGCGCTGTGCGCCGCGGCGGGCACCGGCATGGTTGCCGTCTGCCGGACCGCGCGCGGGCGGCCGTCCACGGCCATCCCTTGA
- a CDS encoding LysR family transcriptional regulator, protein MRHFDSDTLAALVAVADFGSFTAAAEHLGKTQAAVSMAVARLEERLGKKLFERGHRRVTATVTGECLIGYARQIQTIEAEALEAVADRVTESRVRLGMPDDFVGSIGEALLHRFSPQNRALYIDLTCDFSRKLRLMMNNGELDVAIVTQAPEDPPDSVFRYERQVWCTGPNGHPEDEEVLRLAMFSDDCSARPRVFATLDRAERPWRLAHTSSHVSGIHLAVASGSMLTVLPESAVPAGWRCLGEADGLPALPALPLVLLVSRSERLAARQLAAFLRREFARAREPGVETVGWIEGAERDTPARNKAGL, encoded by the coding sequence GTGCGCCATTTCGATAGCGATACGCTGGCCGCGCTGGTCGCGGTCGCGGATTTCGGCAGCTTCACCGCCGCCGCCGAGCATCTCGGCAAGACGCAGGCGGCGGTCAGCATGGCGGTGGCGCGCCTGGAGGAGCGGCTCGGCAAGAAGCTGTTCGAGCGCGGCCACCGGCGGGTCACTGCCACCGTCACCGGCGAATGCCTGATCGGCTATGCCCGGCAGATCCAGACGATCGAGGCCGAGGCGCTGGAGGCGGTCGCCGACCGCGTGACGGAGAGCCGGGTCCGCCTCGGCATGCCCGACGATTTCGTCGGCTCGATCGGCGAGGCGCTGCTGCACCGCTTCAGTCCGCAGAATCGCGCGCTCTACATCGACCTCACCTGCGACTTCTCGCGCAAACTGCGGCTGATGATGAACAACGGCGAACTCGACGTCGCCATTGTCACCCAGGCGCCGGAGGACCCGCCGGATTCGGTGTTCCGCTACGAGCGGCAGGTCTGGTGTACCGGCCCCAACGGCCATCCGGAGGACGAGGAGGTGCTGCGCCTCGCCATGTTCTCCGACGACTGCTCGGCCCGCCCGCGCGTGTTCGCCACGCTGGACCGCGCCGAGCGCCCCTGGCGGCTCGCCCACACCTCCTCCCATGTCAGCGGCATCCATCTCGCCGTCGCCTCCGGCAGCATGCTGACCGTGCTGCCGGAATCCGCGGTGCCGGCGGGATGGCGCTGCCTCGGCGAGGCGGACGGTCTGCCCGCTTTGCCGGCTCTGCCGCTGGTGCTGCTGGTCAGCCGCAGCGAGCGCCTCGCCGCCCGCCAGCTCGCCGCCTTCCTGCGCCGCGAATTCGCCCGCGCCCGCGAGCCGGGCGTCGAAACCGTCGGCTGGATCGAGGGCGCGGAGCGGGACACGCCGGCCAGAAATAAAGCGGGCTTATGA
- a CDS encoding aminotransferase class III-fold pyridoxal phosphate-dependent enzyme, protein MNALTVPFGVSSRARSLPPLDGKGFTVARSQGARLFDTEGRSFVDYGMAMGATLVGHAHPEVVEACTKALENGPMPGFPNDIEEAAGAALARIGGARVTRVTFTTTGTEAVHLACRIARANTGRRLIAKAVGGYDGWFDPVRFGLVESAEAERTNERPVKEDTTLFRVNDIGDLDALFEEMGGDLAAILVEPMLGNTGCLVPERSFFEHLTRRARENGTMIIADEVMVGLRRGVKLVSEDLGLMPDLVTLGKAIGSGVPVAAVLGTPKAFEVVEDGTVPCFGTYHGNPLVASAVLATMKLLEDQSHYTRLFDWGAALRRAVEDAFAAEGITAITTGFDSVFSLWFTDKAPRVYEEAKAKVRPEATKQVSDSLRRHGVVGLPSPWGRYFISLAHGEAEMEITVNAFREAARDLARSGLKG, encoded by the coding sequence ATGAACGCACTCACGGTGCCGTTCGGCGTGTCGAGCCGTGCCCGCAGCCTGCCGCCTCTCGACGGCAAGGGCTTCACGGTCGCCCGCAGCCAGGGGGCCCGCCTGTTCGACACGGAAGGCCGCAGCTTCGTCGATTACGGCATGGCGATGGGCGCCACCCTCGTCGGCCACGCGCATCCCGAGGTCGTCGAGGCCTGCACCAAAGCGCTCGAAAACGGGCCGATGCCCGGTTTTCCCAACGACATCGAGGAGGCGGCGGGCGCCGCGCTCGCCCGCATCGGCGGTGCCCGGGTGACGCGGGTGACCTTCACCACCACCGGCACCGAGGCCGTCCACCTCGCCTGCCGCATCGCGCGCGCCAATACCGGCCGGCGGCTGATCGCCAAGGCGGTGGGCGGCTATGACGGCTGGTTCGACCCGGTGCGCTTCGGCCTTGTCGAATCCGCCGAGGCCGAGCGCACCAACGAGCGCCCGGTGAAGGAAGACACCACGCTGTTCCGCGTCAACGACATCGGCGATCTCGACGCGCTTTTCGAGGAGATGGGCGGGGATCTGGCCGCCATCCTGGTCGAGCCCATGCTCGGCAACACCGGTTGCCTCGTTCCCGAGCGCAGCTTCTTCGAGCATCTGACCCGGCGGGCGCGGGAAAACGGCACGATGATCATCGCCGACGAGGTGATGGTCGGCCTTCGGCGCGGGGTGAAGCTGGTGTCCGAGGATCTCGGCCTGATGCCCGACCTCGTCACCCTCGGCAAGGCCATCGGCAGCGGCGTACCGGTCGCCGCGGTGCTCGGCACGCCCAAGGCCTTCGAGGTGGTGGAGGACGGCACGGTGCCCTGCTTCGGCACCTATCACGGCAACCCGCTCGTCGCCTCGGCGGTGCTGGCGACGATGAAGCTCCTGGAAGACCAGAGCCACTACACCCGCCTGTTCGACTGGGGCGCCGCGCTGCGGCGCGCGGTCGAGGACGCCTTCGCCGCCGAAGGCATCACCGCCATCACCACCGGTTTCGACAGCGTGTTCTCCCTCTGGTTCACCGACAAGGCGCCGCGCGTCTATGAGGAGGCGAAAGCCAAGGTCCGCCCGGAGGCGACGAAGCAGGTGAGCGACAGCCTGCGCCGCCATGGCGTCGTCGGCCTGCCCTCGCCCTGGGGGCGGTACTTCATCTCGCTCGCCCATGGCGAAGCCGAGATGGAGATCACCGTGAATGCCTTCCGCGAGGCCGCGCGCGATCTCGCCAGATCGGGCCTCAAGGGATGA
- a CDS encoding RES family NAD+ phosphorylase, with protein sequence MHHHGKLYRALNPIHAREPLSGRGAALYGGRFNPKGVPALYTSLSIMTALREANQVGNLQPTTLVAYEAEIEGLFDCRDDAALAAVEMDAAAIADMTWRDQMKRSGEAKTQSLARRLIGAGYNGLLVRSFAPGARAEDLNLVLWRWGDDRPARLVLIDDENRLSR encoded by the coding sequence CTGCACCATCACGGCAAGCTCTACCGCGCCCTGAACCCCATCCATGCCCGGGAGCCGCTGTCGGGGCGCGGCGCGGCGTTGTATGGCGGACGCTTCAATCCGAAAGGCGTGCCCGCGCTTTACACCTCGCTGTCGATCATGACGGCGCTGCGTGAAGCGAACCAGGTCGGCAATCTCCAGCCGACCACGCTCGTCGCCTACGAGGCGGAGATCGAAGGCCTGTTCGATTGCCGGGACGACGCTGCGCTGGCGGCCGTGGAGATGGATGCGGCGGCAATTGCCGACATGACCTGGCGGGATCAGATGAAGCGCAGCGGCGAAGCGAAGACGCAGTCGCTCGCCCGCCGCCTCATCGGCGCCGGCTATAACGGCCTGCTGGTCCGCAGCTTCGCCCCGGGCGCCCGCGCGGAGGATTTGAATCTCGTTCTCTGGCGGTGGGGAGACGACCGCCCGGCCCGGCTCGTTCTGATCGACGACGAGAACCGCCTGTCGCGCTGA
- a CDS encoding TRAP transporter large permease gives MTLLVLFGVFALTLYSGVPVAWSIAISSLAVIAVGLVPLPPAWFAQQVFNGANSIALAAIPLFLVAGGIMNEGGLTRRIINLCDDLFGRIRGGLGLVNVATCMVYGGITGSASADTGAVGSVMIPAMTERGYPKDFSAAVTAAAGTLGIIIPPSVVMIMYGVITNTSIGGLFAAGIIPGLMLTVTFMLTAYWIGVRENFPKSDTRPTVASFSKHLFRALPAVLMPVGVLGSMLTGIVTPTEAAFVAVVWAVVVGGLLYREISWGKLWKVGDETVKLTGAIMIIMAVSVPFSWILTVEEVPQWTAGLLHDLGAGYVVTTLLIILLLTFVGTWADLGPTLIILAPIVHPIGLEVGLQPYQLGLIFVISGGIGLFTPPVGTNIFVVCNIAKIGVNPVTRRLIPFFISSNICLLVVAFVPATTEWLPKLLGF, from the coding sequence ATGACCCTTCTCGTTCTCTTCGGCGTGTTCGCGCTCACGCTGTATTCCGGCGTGCCGGTCGCCTGGTCGATCGCCATCTCCTCCCTCGCCGTCATCGCGGTCGGCCTGGTGCCGCTGCCGCCGGCCTGGTTCGCCCAGCAGGTGTTCAACGGCGCCAATTCCATCGCGCTCGCCGCCATTCCGCTGTTCCTGGTCGCCGGCGGCATCATGAACGAGGGCGGACTGACGCGCCGCATCATCAATCTGTGCGACGACCTGTTCGGCCGCATCCGCGGCGGCCTCGGCCTCGTCAATGTGGCCACCTGCATGGTCTATGGCGGCATCACCGGCTCGGCCTCCGCCGATACCGGCGCCGTCGGTTCGGTGATGATCCCGGCGATGACCGAGCGCGGCTATCCGAAGGACTTCTCCGCCGCGGTGACGGCCGCGGCCGGCACCCTCGGCATCATCATCCCGCCCAGCGTGGTGATGATCATGTACGGCGTCATCACCAACACCTCGATCGGCGGCCTGTTCGCGGCCGGCATCATCCCCGGGCTGATGCTCACCGTCACCTTCATGCTGACGGCCTACTGGATCGGCGTGCGCGAGAACTTCCCCAAGTCCGACACCCGTCCGACCGTGGCATCGTTCTCGAAGCACCTGTTCCGCGCCCTGCCGGCGGTGCTGATGCCGGTCGGCGTGCTCGGCTCGATGCTCACCGGCATCGTCACCCCGACGGAAGCCGCCTTCGTGGCGGTGGTGTGGGCGGTGGTGGTCGGCGGTCTGCTCTATCGCGAGATCAGCTGGGGTAAGTTGTGGAAGGTCGGCGACGAGACGGTGAAGCTGACCGGCGCCATCATGATCATCATGGCGGTCTCGGTCCCCTTCTCCTGGATCCTCACCGTCGAGGAAGTGCCGCAGTGGACGGCAGGTCTGCTGCACGACCTCGGCGCCGGCTATGTCGTCACCACGCTGCTGATCATCCTGCTGCTCACCTTCGTCGGCACCTGGGCCGATCTCGGCCCGACGCTGATCATCCTCGCTCCGATCGTCCACCCCATCGGCCTCGAAGTTGGCCTGCAGCCGTACCAGCTCGGGCTGATCTTCGTCATCTCCGGCGGCATCGGGCTGTTCACGCCGCCCGTGGGCACCAACATCTTCGTCGTCTGCAACATCGCCAAGATCGGCGTGAACCCGGTCACCCGGCGGCTGATCCCCTTCTTCATCAGCAGCAACATCTGCCTGTTGGTCGTCGCCTTCGTGCCGGCCACCACCGAATGGCTGCCGAAACTGCTCGGCTTCTGA
- a CDS encoding TRAP transporter substrate-binding protein — protein MRLDRRTFIAGVAAASTFAITGRASAATTLKVAHSSPEDSLIQQALVKFKADVEASTGGSVKVTIFPNGLLGDEGPVCEQVGDGSIDMGLGGVVDAIDPRLNVVSLPFLFDSFAKVHTVLDGPIGKELVAMAPPKGYEIVGVLDSGFRSFTNSKHPIVKPADMAGLKLRTPPIPVAIETIKTLGALPQAIPYGEVYTSLQSGVVDGAEPELRDFYDAKWYEAQKYLSLSNYMWMANWWYANKAKLDSLSPSERKAVTDAAAATQAWYRTAIAGAYDGIIVKLKEKGLEVNAVDTAPFAAMVGPVYETFSKEYGADLVKSVRDAAAKA, from the coding sequence ATGCGCCTTGACCGCAGGACTTTCATCGCCGGCGTAGCCGCCGCCTCCACCTTCGCGATTACCGGGCGCGCCTCGGCCGCCACGACGCTGAAGGTGGCGCACTCCTCCCCCGAGGACAGCCTCATTCAGCAGGCCCTCGTCAAGTTCAAGGCCGATGTCGAGGCATCGACCGGCGGCAGCGTGAAGGTCACGATCTTCCCCAACGGGCTGCTCGGCGACGAAGGGCCGGTGTGCGAACAGGTCGGCGACGGTTCGATCGACATGGGCCTCGGCGGTGTCGTCGACGCCATCGACCCGCGCCTCAACGTCGTCTCGCTGCCGTTCCTGTTCGACAGCTTCGCCAAGGTCCACACCGTGCTGGACGGCCCGATCGGCAAGGAACTCGTCGCCATGGCCCCGCCCAAGGGCTACGAGATCGTCGGCGTGCTGGATTCCGGCTTCCGCAGCTTCACCAACTCGAAGCACCCCATCGTGAAGCCCGCAGACATGGCGGGCCTCAAGCTCCGGACGCCGCCGATCCCGGTCGCCATCGAGACCATCAAGACGCTCGGCGCGCTGCCGCAGGCCATTCCCTATGGCGAGGTCTACACCTCCCTGCAGAGCGGCGTGGTCGACGGTGCCGAGCCGGAGCTGCGCGATTTCTACGACGCCAAATGGTACGAGGCGCAAAAGTACCTGTCGCTGTCCAACTACATGTGGATGGCCAACTGGTGGTACGCCAACAAGGCCAAGCTCGACAGCCTTTCCCCCTCCGAGCGCAAGGCGGTGACCGACGCCGCCGCGGCCACGCAGGCCTGGTACCGCACCGCCATCGCCGGGGCCTATGACGGCATCATCGTGAAGCTGAAGGAGAAGGGGCTCGAGGTGAACGCGGTCGACACCGCGCCCTTCGCGGCCATGGTCGGCCCGGTCTACGAGACCTTCTCGAAGGAATACGGCGCCGATCTCGTCAAATCGGTGCGCGACGCGGCGGCGAAGGCGTGA
- a CDS encoding SDR family NAD(P)-dependent oxidoreductase, producing MSAETSEAPVRVLVTGASRGIGAAIALRLARQHGDRLRIAITGRSHGGALAGVATEIAALGARVAPLAGDLADEDVPARLVAEATQACGGLDGVVANAGVAGPAPLAGLALAEWDRLFAVNVRSVWLLAKAAHPHLAASRGAFVAVASASGMAPHPGMGAYSASKAALIMLCRQLAQEWAPAGIRVNSVSPGMIRTTLTESIYRDPQVAAERNRIVPLGRVGEAEDVAGTVAFLLGPEAGFIVGQNICMDGGYTESALGRIPGLPRPV from the coding sequence ATGAGCGCCGAGACATCAGAAGCGCCGGTCCGCGTGCTGGTGACCGGCGCCAGCCGCGGCATCGGCGCCGCCATCGCGCTGCGGCTCGCACGGCAGCATGGCGACCGGCTGCGCATCGCCATCACCGGCCGCTCCCATGGCGGGGCGCTCGCCGGGGTCGCCACCGAGATCGCTGCGCTCGGTGCCCGCGTCGCCCCGCTCGCCGGCGATCTCGCCGATGAGGACGTGCCGGCACGGCTCGTCGCCGAGGCGACGCAGGCTTGCGGCGGTCTCGACGGCGTCGTTGCCAATGCCGGTGTTGCCGGCCCCGCGCCGCTCGCCGGGCTCGCGCTTGCCGAATGGGACCGGCTGTTCGCGGTCAATGTCCGCTCGGTCTGGCTGCTCGCCAAGGCCGCGCATCCGCATCTCGCCGCCAGCCGGGGGGCCTTCGTCGCGGTCGCCTCCGCTTCCGGCATGGCGCCGCATCCCGGCATGGGCGCCTATTCGGCCAGCAAGGCGGCGCTCATCATGCTGTGCCGCCAGCTGGCGCAGGAATGGGCGCCGGCCGGCATCCGGGTGAACAGCGTCTCACCCGGCATGATCCGCACCACGCTGACCGAATCCATCTACCGCGATCCGCAGGTCGCCGCCGAGCGCAACCGCATCGTGCCGCTCGGCCGTGTCGGTGAGGCGGAGGACGTCGCCGGCACGGTGGCGTTCCTGCTCGGCCCGGAGGCGGGCTTCATCGTCGGCCAGAACATCTGCATGGATGGCGGCTACACCGAATCCGCCCTCGGCCGCATTCCCGGCCTGCCGCGCCCGGTCTGA
- a CDS encoding TRAP transporter small permease, with the protein MSAPAVPGRSVFARLGRALHLGLTWAGMLALVVLLASTGLGVVGRYFHIQGVTWSFEMLSIMFLWIIAVGTVLAEVSGENVSVDGTSSDRGPLFRTYHAVVLLLVSAALIRSGYAMLGRTGYMPTPVMRIPSWTMQGIVIFMGVCLGVIALLRLFRILR; encoded by the coding sequence GTGAGCGCGCCCGCCGTGCCGGGCCGGAGCGTGTTCGCCCGGCTCGGCCGCGCCCTGCATCTCGGCCTGACCTGGGCCGGGATGCTGGCGCTCGTCGTGCTGCTGGCCTCCACCGGCCTCGGCGTCGTCGGCCGCTATTTCCACATCCAGGGCGTCACCTGGTCGTTCGAGATGCTGTCGATCATGTTCCTCTGGATCATCGCGGTCGGCACCGTGCTGGCCGAGGTCTCCGGCGAGAACGTCTCGGTGGACGGCACCAGCAGCGACCGCGGGCCGCTCTTCCGCACCTATCACGCGGTGGTGCTGCTGCTCGTTTCCGCCGCGCTGATCCGCAGCGGCTACGCGATGCTCGGGCGCACCGGCTACATGCCGACGCCGGTGATGCGCATCCCCTCCTGGACCATGCAGGGCATCGTCATCTTCATGGGCGTGTGTCTCGGCGTCATCGCGCTGCTGCGCCTGTTCCGAATCCTGCGCTAG
- a CDS encoding LLM class flavin-dependent oxidoreductase — MTRQIRFNAFDMNCVAHQSPGLWRHPRDRSWKYKDLDYWQDVARTLERGIFDGIFIADVIGYYDVYKGSNFHAIREAAQLPVNDPLQLAAPIALATEHLGIGITASTSFEHPYTFARRIATADHHTKGRVGWNIVTSYLESGAKNIGQGGLRRHDNRYEVAAEYVEVLYKLLEGSWEEGAVVRDRERGVFTDPSKVHEIGHKGRFFEVPGYHLSEPSPQRTPLLYQAGASGAGKTFAAEHAECVFVSSPIKSVLKAYVADIRRQAAAAGRDPRKIYVYNLVTLIVDETDEKAEAKFREYQSHASYDGALVFMSGWSGIDFGQYAPTDLVRKVETNAIISMVETFAGGEKSWTIEELAAWGGIGGVGPVFVGSPSTVADILEQWVAETDVDGFNLAYAVTPETFEDVVGYLVPELQRRGVYPTAYRPGTLREKLFGAGPYLPASHPADRYRDIEAVKRREAAARASAPVPETVEG; from the coding sequence ATGACGCGCCAGATCCGCTTCAATGCCTTCGACATGAATTGCGTGGCCCACCAGTCGCCCGGGTTGTGGCGGCATCCGCGCGACAGATCGTGGAAATACAAGGACCTCGATTATTGGCAGGATGTCGCGCGGACGCTTGAGCGGGGCATCTTCGACGGCATCTTCATCGCCGACGTTATCGGCTATTACGACGTCTACAAGGGCAGCAACTTTCACGCCATCCGCGAGGCGGCGCAGCTTCCGGTCAACGACCCGTTGCAGCTCGCCGCGCCGATCGCGCTCGCGACCGAGCATCTCGGCATCGGCATCACCGCCTCGACCTCGTTCGAGCACCCGTATACGTTCGCCCGCCGCATCGCCACCGCCGACCACCACACCAAGGGCCGCGTCGGCTGGAACATCGTCACGTCCTATCTGGAGAGCGGCGCGAAGAATATCGGCCAGGGCGGCCTGCGGCGGCACGACAACCGCTATGAAGTCGCGGCCGAATATGTCGAGGTGCTCTACAAGCTGCTCGAGGGCAGCTGGGAGGAGGGCGCCGTCGTCCGGGACCGCGAGCGCGGCGTCTTCACCGATCCGTCGAAGGTGCATGAGATCGGCCACAAGGGCCGGTTCTTCGAGGTGCCGGGCTATCACCTCAGCGAGCCTTCGCCGCAGCGCACGCCGCTGCTCTATCAGGCCGGCGCGTCGGGGGCCGGCAAGACATTCGCCGCCGAGCACGCCGAGTGCGTTTTCGTCTCGTCCCCGATCAAGTCCGTGCTGAAGGCCTATGTCGCCGATATCCGGCGCCAGGCCGCCGCCGCCGGGCGCGATCCCCGCAAGATCTACGTCTACAACCTCGTCACCCTGATCGTCGACGAGACGGACGAGAAGGCCGAGGCGAAGTTCCGCGAATACCAGTCCCACGCCTCCTATGACGGCGCCCTCGTGTTCATGTCGGGCTGGAGCGGCATCGATTTCGGCCAGTACGCGCCGACCGATCTCGTCCGCAAGGTCGAGACCAACGCCATCATCTCGATGGTGGAGACGTTCGCCGGCGGCGAGAAGTCGTGGACCATCGAGGAACTGGCGGCGTGGGGCGGGATCGGCGGCGTCGGTCCCGTGTTCGTGGGTTCGCCCTCCACCGTCGCCGACATTCTCGAACAATGGGTGGCGGAGACCGACGTCGACGGCTTCAACCTCGCCTATGCCGTGACGCCGGAGACGTTCGAGGACGTGGTCGGCTATCTGGTGCCGGAGCTGCAGCGCCGCGGCGTGTATCCGACGGCCTATCGTCCGGGCACGCTGAGGGAAAAGCTGTTCGGGGCCGGCCCCTACCTTCCGGCGTCCCACCCCGCCGACCGCTATCGCGACATCGAGGCGGTGAAGCGCCGCGAGGCCGCGGCCCGCGCGTCCGCCCCGGTGCCCGAGACGGTCGAGGGCTGA
- a CDS encoding antitoxin Xre/MbcA/ParS toxin-binding domain-containing protein, whose product MGLAQYADDGLFAPRRIAEAFRTTSEEIARTAGLGKDAIQRRDRIRSDRTQRRLREMIEVINKVEPRFGSALMAYAWYRSEPLSGFSGQTAMQLVRSGRADDVLDYIDAVDAGIHA is encoded by the coding sequence ATGGGCCTCGCCCAATATGCCGATGACGGCCTTTTCGCGCCGCGGCGGATCGCGGAAGCCTTCCGGACGACGAGCGAGGAAATCGCCCGCACGGCCGGCCTCGGCAAGGATGCGATCCAGCGCCGCGACCGGATTCGGTCGGACAGGACCCAGCGCCGACTGCGCGAGATGATCGAGGTCATCAACAAGGTCGAGCCGCGCTTCGGCTCGGCCCTGATGGCCTATGCCTGGTACCGCTCGGAACCCCTGTCGGGATTCTCCGGGCAGACGGCGATGCAGCTCGTGCGCAGCGGCCGGGCCGACGACGTGCTGGATTATATCGACGCTGTCGACGCTGGAATTCACGCCTGA